Proteins encoded by one window of Cannabis sativa cultivar Pink pepper isolate KNU-18-1 chromosome 4, ASM2916894v1, whole genome shotgun sequence:
- the LOC115714586 gene encoding uncharacterized protein LOC115714586 isoform X1 produces MYVPKVNESFLNQLESMGFPLAQSTRALHYSGNNSIEDAVNWIIDHENDPDIDQMPLVSTDIDISIDSTEQFSLTEEMKRKAQELRDQARKKNEEEKRFEREREKRISYGKELMEAKRVLEENERKRYLALKQSEKEEEKRAKEKIKWKLEQDKLERRGKVQMPLKSPAKQSVVQQKQISHDPIMSVSKVELMSECLRSLKRNHMDNEAKVRRAFQTLLTYVGNVARDPNQEKFRKIRMSNPKFQERIGSMKEGVEFLELCGFERREEFLYLGSEKVNMALLNSAGSLLKSAITNPFFGVFTRPKEEI; encoded by the exons atgtatgttcCTAAAGTAAATGAGAGTTTTCTTAATCAACTTGAATCAATGGGATTTCCTTTAGCTCAGTCAACAAGAGCACTTCATTATTCTG gcaATAACAGTATAGAAGATGCTGTAAATTGGATCATTGATCATGAAAATGATCCTGACATTGACCAAATGCCCTTG GTATCAACTGATATTGATATTAGTATTGATTCAACTGAGCAATTTTCTTTAACAGaagaaatgaaaagaaaagctCAAGAATTAAG GGATCAAGCAAGAAAGaagaatgaagaagaaaaaagatttgaaagagaaagagagaag AGGATTAGTTATGGGAAAGAACTCATGGAAGCGAAACGAGTTTTGGAAGAAAACGAAAGAAAACG TTACTTGGCTTTGAAACAatcagagaaagaagaagaaaaaagagcaAAAGAGAAAATTAAATGGAAACTTGAACAAGATAAG TTGGAAAGAAGGGGTAAGGTTCAAATGCCATTAAAGAGCCCTGCAAAACAATCTGTGGTGCAACAAAaacag ATTTCACATGATCCCATTATGTCTGTTTCAAAGGTTGAGCTCATGAGTGAATGTTTAAGGTCTCTCAAACGCAATCACAtg GATAATGAAGCCAAAGTAAGAAGAGCTTTCCAAACTTTGTTAACATATGTTGGAAATGTTGCAAGGGATCCCAACCAAGAAAAATTCAGGAAAATAAGAATGAGTAATCCTAAATTCCAg GAGAGAATTGGGAGTATGAAAGAAGGTGTTGAGTTTCTTGAGCTTTGTGGGtttgagagaagagaagagTTTTTGTATCTTGGTAGTGAAAAAGTGAATATGGCATTGTTAAACTCAGCTGGCTCTCTATTGAAATCTGCCATTACCAATCCTTTCTTTGGTGTCTTTACCAGGCCAAAAGAGGAGATATGA
- the LOC115714586 gene encoding uncharacterized protein LOC115714586 isoform X2, producing MYVPKVNESFLNQLESMGFPLAQSTRALHYSGNNSIEDAVNWIIDHENDPDIDQMPLVSTDIDISIDSTEQFSLTEEMKRKAQELRDQARKKNEEEKRFEREREKKRISYGKELMEAKRVLEENERKRYLALKQSEKEEEKRAKEKIKWKLEQDKLERRGKVQMPLKSPAKQSVVQQKQISHDPIMSVSKVELMSECLRSLKRNHMDNEAKVRRAFQTLLTYVGNVARDPNQEKFRKIRMSNPKFQERIGSMKEGVEFLELCGFERREEFLYLGSEKVNMALLNSAGSLLKSAITNPFFGVFTRPKEEI from the exons atgtatgttcCTAAAGTAAATGAGAGTTTTCTTAATCAACTTGAATCAATGGGATTTCCTTTAGCTCAGTCAACAAGAGCACTTCATTATTCTG gcaATAACAGTATAGAAGATGCTGTAAATTGGATCATTGATCATGAAAATGATCCTGACATTGACCAAATGCCCTTG GTATCAACTGATATTGATATTAGTATTGATTCAACTGAGCAATTTTCTTTAACAGaagaaatgaaaagaaaagctCAAGAATTAAG GGATCAAGCAAGAAAGaagaatgaagaagaaaaaagatttgaaagagaaagagagaag AAGAGGATTAGTTATGGGAAAGAACTCATGGAAGCGAAACGAGTTTTGGAAGAAAACGAAAGAAAACG TTACTTGGCTTTGAAACAatcagagaaagaagaagaaaaaagagcaAAAGAGAAAATTAAATGGAAACTTGAACAAGATAAG TTGGAAAGAAGGGGTAAGGTTCAAATGCCATTAAAGAGCCCTGCAAAACAATCTGTGGTGCAACAAAaacag ATTTCACATGATCCCATTATGTCTGTTTCAAAGGTTGAGCTCATGAGTGAATGTTTAAGGTCTCTCAAACGCAATCACAtg GATAATGAAGCCAAAGTAAGAAGAGCTTTCCAAACTTTGTTAACATATGTTGGAAATGTTGCAAGGGATCCCAACCAAGAAAAATTCAGGAAAATAAGAATGAGTAATCCTAAATTCCAg GAGAGAATTGGGAGTATGAAAGAAGGTGTTGAGTTTCTTGAGCTTTGTGGGtttgagagaagagaagagTTTTTGTATCTTGGTAGTGAAAAAGTGAATATGGCATTGTTAAACTCAGCTGGCTCTCTATTGAAATCTGCCATTACCAATCCTTTCTTTGGTGTCTTTACCAGGCCAAAAGAGGAGATATGA